The Opitutales bacterium ASA1 genome window below encodes:
- a CDS encoding porin, protein MLAHRYMNTLPHRTRRTTLAALLLAATTVAPHSDAAENVSADVRALREQIAALDQQLRVLERKQELRDEENAAAAARVPVVAAAASGFSITSGDKRFNLRLRGNVHADARFFIGDDIAGNDQFLLRRVRPSLEGTVAEKYSFRIMPDFAGSSFTLLDAYGSYKHSDALNILVGKTKAPFDFERLVSQTDLLFVERAYPTTLGPNRDIGVQVFGDLAGGRLSYQAAWLNGTADNASSVTDDADDKDLVLRLFAHPFKDDADSAWKGLGFGVAVSKGTRTGTPAGYRTNAQQTFFSWRSGAVSDGSHTRVEPQAYYYRGPLGLIGSWVSSRQDIVLGTSSAELTNTAWYLAAHWVLTGEDATYRGVTPRNSFSWKDGTWGAWEIAARIGELSIDDDAFPVFANPATSASKVRGYTLGVNWYLNRNLKGTLNFEHSDFTGGASGAVTREDENAILSRLQIRF, encoded by the coding sequence GTGCTCGCGCATCGATACATGAACACCCTACCACACCGTACGCGGCGAACGACACTCGCCGCACTCCTCTTGGCCGCGACGACCGTCGCGCCTCATTCCGACGCGGCTGAAAACGTCTCCGCCGATGTTCGTGCTCTGCGCGAACAGATAGCCGCACTCGACCAGCAACTGCGTGTCCTCGAGCGCAAACAAGAACTGAGAGACGAGGAGAACGCCGCCGCCGCGGCGCGCGTTCCCGTCGTCGCCGCCGCCGCGAGTGGGTTCTCGATCACCTCGGGCGACAAGAGATTCAACCTGCGCCTGCGCGGAAACGTGCATGCCGACGCCCGCTTCTTCATCGGCGACGACATCGCGGGCAACGACCAGTTCCTGCTGCGCCGGGTCCGTCCGAGCCTCGAGGGCACGGTGGCGGAGAAATACTCCTTTCGCATCATGCCGGACTTCGCCGGCTCGTCGTTCACGCTCCTCGACGCCTACGGATCGTACAAACACAGCGACGCGCTAAACATTCTCGTCGGCAAGACCAAGGCGCCGTTCGACTTCGAGCGCCTCGTCTCGCAGACCGATCTGCTCTTCGTCGAGCGCGCCTATCCGACCACGCTCGGACCCAATCGCGACATCGGCGTGCAGGTCTTCGGCGATCTCGCCGGCGGGCGATTGTCGTATCAGGCTGCGTGGTTGAACGGCACGGCCGACAACGCCAGTTCCGTGACCGACGACGCCGACGACAAGGATCTCGTCCTGCGCCTCTTCGCGCATCCGTTCAAGGACGACGCCGACTCGGCATGGAAGGGACTCGGCTTCGGCGTCGCCGTGTCGAAGGGCACGCGCACCGGCACTCCCGCGGGCTATCGGACGAATGCCCAGCAAACCTTCTTCTCGTGGCGCAGCGGAGCCGTGTCCGATGGGTCGCACACCCGGGTCGAACCGCAGGCATATTACTACCGTGGACCCCTCGGTCTCATCGGCTCGTGGGTGTCGTCCCGCCAGGACATCGTGCTCGGCACCAGTTCGGCCGAGTTGACCAACACCGCCTGGTACCTCGCGGCGCATTGGGTGCTGACCGGCGAAGACGCCACCTACCGAGGCGTGACGCCTAGGAACTCCTTCAGTTGGAAAGACGGCACGTGGGGCGCATGGGAGATCGCCGCCCGCATCGGCGAACTCTCGATCGACGACGACGCCTTTCCCGTCTTCGCGAATCCAGCGACGTCCGCGTCCAAGGTTCGTGGATACACGCTGGGCGTGAACTGGTACCTCAACCGCAACCTCAAGGGCACGCTCAACTTCGAACACTCCGACTTCACCGGGGGCGCCAGTGGCGCCGTCACGCGCGAAGACGAGAATGCCATCCTCTCCCGCCTGCAGATCCGCTTCTGA
- a CDS encoding Rrf2 family transcriptional regulator: MKLSKRGEYGMRALIDLGIAQEVGRERVQTSELAASEQLPQKFLEQILKELRDAGFVTADRGKFGGYRLAQPAPEIVIGSVIRALEGPLAPIACVSQTAYCRCTCPDEDHCGLRMIMMDVRNAITGILDRYTLADIVEVTLRKMRRDGVPLPFSAPPQQPSRGRVSVRATATAAVAALEDYSI; the protein is encoded by the coding sequence ATGAAACTGTCGAAGCGAGGCGAATACGGCATGCGCGCATTGATCGATCTTGGGATCGCCCAAGAGGTTGGCCGTGAGCGCGTGCAGACCTCGGAACTGGCGGCCAGCGAGCAACTTCCGCAGAAGTTTCTCGAGCAGATCCTCAAGGAGCTGCGTGACGCCGGCTTCGTGACGGCCGACCGCGGCAAGTTCGGCGGTTACCGTCTCGCCCAGCCGGCACCGGAGATCGTGATCGGGTCCGTGATTCGTGCTTTGGAGGGTCCGCTGGCCCCGATCGCGTGCGTGAGCCAGACCGCCTACTGCCGTTGCACGTGCCCGGACGAGGACCACTGCGGGTTGCGCATGATCATGATGGACGTGCGCAACGCCATCACCGGCATCCTCGATCGCTACACGCTGGCAGACATCGTCGAAGTGACCTTGCGCAAGATGCGTCGCGACGGCGTGCCACTTCCCTTTTCGGCTCCGCCGCAACAACCGAGCCGCGGACGAGTCTCCGTTCGCGCCACTGCGACGGCGGCGGTCGCAGCCTTGGAGGACTACTCGATATGA